Proteins from one Malaya genurostris strain Urasoe2022 chromosome 2, Malgen_1.1, whole genome shotgun sequence genomic window:
- the LOC131431675 gene encoding uncharacterized protein LOC131431675, with the protein MCLNSVLLKMDGINRRVRLGRWWSFSGPSCLLLLLYGFLVMATLMPVGTVEGARMKRKESSCYYNGTHFMEGSIVPTKEPCLMCKCQTKTLICALKVCPEQPIPPPRGCILVHKSGACCPYLQCSKLHLTNKNNGDRKKIHFLDYYEKAAEERLSNPNSLLRRSDDDDVEESGACIVNGTVYKSGSAMTTSSLCSYCYCINGRQKCVKPKCALPNPRCAPIFIDSACCPIRYDCTGKIPVHEITSTVSPNPVRRINNRHYLRTVEQKSYKNSGCEVNGKNYPEGERIASQDPCEVCYCIRGARKCTPKKCAPAIKGCTPRVPRGECCAVRYDCKQTFARKIEEEEESFDLFSILFGPDPDEPKPENKTVSETQVTEATPISTTSEKSFFDFLKAGLEFIDSNSDDLLATNSSETNNETTVTSTELVPTSEGTTELHTVRVEIIQEPQTIYIEKPDFNFPSRSTIPPILRATAARKPIPSTKTQKSTTTTTSLSTTTETTTPLPISTTSTTTMLAPTTILSSTTTLASTTTLASTTTLASTTTLAPSTSTVRETETENTTIPVEFELSKSEPDFQDLESDSLLKEKIIDISNSLADLDSSELSTTTKPSEVYVSETTATNGVVGSTTEQATVSSSAYSPMPTKMTTEPPIEVIIKVDDTANKSAVESIVQSLHAKIESIAKTELPLPVTTGTARRPNDKFVGFETEQEPTTTTVTTVETTTAGVSTEEEATTDQSELITTEMYEVDSTTSDYDSEEETTTDYKSESISVEDMTTTETAVDTTVLSESEEELEATPKEDSEATSTVMSTTAVDQDKIEFKTENDKEVASVENVTQTMTEVPVTVTTTPKSKPVTQKNVTKPLITKENNLLSALLTELSNIFESTKNDSGKQNAKNRTEPRPVTPKPIPIGEFHRPSSIPSILESDINMDYGEPTLPPSLPNLKIIPFLPADAVKKNEAPIPLAIPYDFYKPNPTNYPIMTENYEPYGMLNEHEMHPGIPFKPPKYDYSYDPSLNYPALTENYDLQAKNNQYKAHLIRDKHDMINDSDYDYADTDALAKYDIHSKQELFKNELKKFIPAKYEAPQEGTYVPVYDKYGVGYPEKNVYYSNHKEKYEPVVYKVKQEISTEHGLYRIEEKPAAAVGSGFSPPTRTEGGFLPKDHIKEEFYYEPYATTVVPSEHTTEDRPVKVPFNATALTFRITPANPFIDVIRTEPPPPLISLIEDKEKLFSVYHSVAKNNYTSLDDLLDNDSVDSAEFDKQIISITTDANYLSTIENSEEHQAAENNVALPLTGYDPENLTLTSLELETEHIHNTSEPEPSGMFSLENVLSYLFREDEPSHAHVIENSSTTAPVYIDGVPPFKTAPSRISGIYDPSVSLLGDVKPPSDEEQHEGTVVLKVESASNGPNDLYRPSLMDLPFLPANFHTGGGGTTEPEYKNDIDRYGYDPDVEHYQVISDGPPNTIPHSGTTYVVNPVDINKLKQHHSEGTAEITMKSKVYSLKDTVGILKLAGCNIYGRMYRVGRIISELSGPCLECKCTEVGVNCTPLNC; encoded by the exons aaCAACCAATTCCACCACCTCGAGGCTGCATCCTTGTGCACAAAAGTGGAGCCTGCTGTCCCTATCTGCAGTGTTCGAAGCTCCACCTAACTAACAAAAACAACGGTGACCGCAAGAAAATTCATTTCCTGGATTATTACGAGAAAGCTGCCGAAGAACGGCTATCCAATCCGAATTCACTCCTGAGAAGATCGGATGACGATGATGTGGAGGAGAGTGGTG CTTGCATCGTTAACGGTACAGTCTACAAATCAGGGTCGGCCATGACAACGTCTTCCTTGTGTTCCTACTGTTATTGCATCAATGGACGGCAGAAATGTGTCAAACCGAAGTGTGCCTTGCCAAATCCGCGATGTGCTCCCATCTTCATCGATTCGGCCTGTTGTCCCATTCGATATGATTGTACCGGTAAAATTCCGGTGCACGAAATTACCTCCACCGTGTCACCGAATCCGGTGCGACGAATTAACAATCGCCACTATCTGCGAACGGTAGAGCAGAAAAGTTACAAAAACAGTGGCTGTGAAGTGAATGGGAAGAATTATCCGGAAGGTGAAAGAATTGCTTCCCAAGATCCGTGCGAAGTATGTTACTGCATACGAGGGGCTAGAAAATGTACACCGAAAAAATGTGCTCCTGCCATCAAGGGATGTACGCCAAGGGTCCCGCGAGGCGAGTGTTGTGCAGTTCGATATGATTGTA AACAAACATTCGCTCGTAAAATAGAGGAAGAGGAAGAGTCCTTTGACTTGTTTTCCATTTTGTTCGGTCCGGATCCAGATGAACCGAAACCGGAGAATAAGACCGTTTCCGAAACACAAGTAACTGAAGCGACTCCAATCAGTACAACGTCGGAAAAGAGTTTCTTCGATTTTCTGAAGGCAGGGTTGGAGTTCATCGACAGTAATTCGGATGATTTGTTGGCAACGAATTCATCTGAAACAAATAATGAAACTACAGTTACTTCCACCGAACTTGTTCCTACGAGTGAAGGAACAACCGAACTTCATACGGTGCGAGTAGAGATTATTCAGGAACCACAAACAATCTACATTGAGAAACCTGACTTCAATTTCCCTTCGAGATCTACTATTCCACCGATACTAAGAGCTACCGCTGCTCGAAAACCGATTCCTAGTACAAAGACTCAGAAATCTACAACTACGACGACATCGTTAAGTACAACGACCGAAACAACAACACCGTTGCCAATTTCTActaccagcacaactacaatgTTAGCACCGACCACAATATTATCGTCGACAACAACATTAGCATCGACTACAACATTAGCATCTACAACAACATTAGCGTCGACCACAACCTTGGCACCGTCAACATCAACAGTTCGAGAAACTGAGACAGAAAACACAACAATTCCAGTTGAGTTCGAGTTATCTAAAAGTGAACCTGATTTCCAAGATTTAGAATCCGACTCTCTGCTAAAGGAAAAAATCATTGATATTTCGAATTCGCTCGCGGATCTGGATTCCTCTGAATTGTCGACTACAACTAAGCCTTCAGAAGTGTACGTTAGCGAAACGACGGCAACGAACGGTGTAGTCGGAAGTACAACAGAACAAGCTACGGTATCTTCATCTGCATACTCACCAATGCCAACGAAGATGACAACGGAACCACCAATCGAAGTAATCATCAAGGTAGACGACACCGCAAACAAATCAGCTGTCGAATCGATTGTTCAATCGTTACATGCAAAGATTGAAAGTATAGCGAAAACGGAGTTACCATTGCCTGTTACTACGGGTACCGCCAGGCGACCCAATGATAAGTTTGTTGgttttgaaactgagcaagagcCAACGACAACAACCGTCACAACGGTAGAAACAACTACGGCGGGAGTATCAACGGAAGAAGAAGCGACTACGGATCAAAGTGAACTGATCACAACCGAGATGTATGAAGTAGATAGCACCACTTCGGATTATGATTCAGAAGAAGAAACAACGACAGATTACAAAAGTGAGAGTATCTCAGTCGAAGATATGACTACAACGGAAACCGCTGTGGACACGACTGTTTTGAGTGAAAGTGAAGAAGAATTGGAAGCAACCCCGAAAGAGGATTCCGAAGCTACGAGCACCGTTATGTCAACTACTGCTGTAGATCAAGATAAGATAGAGTTCAAGACTGAAAATGACAAGGAAGTCGCATCCGTCGAAAACGTCACGCAAACTATGACTgaagttccggtgacggtgacgacaACTCCCAAATCTAAACCAGTCACTCAGAAGAACGTGACGAAACCTCTCATTACCAAAGAGAACAACTTGCTGTCGGCTCTTCTTACGGAGCTGTCGAATATCTTCGAATCGACAAAGAATGATTCTGGTAAACAGAATGccaagaacagaacagaacctcGTCCAGTGACACCGAAACCAATTCCGATTGGCGAATTCCATCGGCCGAGCAGTATACCATCGATACTTGAGTCCGATATCAATATGGACTACGGGGAACCAACACTTCCTCCTAGTCTTCCTAACCTGAAAATAATTCCATTCCTTCCGGCCGACGCTGTCAAGAAAAACGAAGCCCCGATTCCACTAGCTATCCCATACGATTTCTACAAGCCGAATCCTACGAATTATCCGATTATGACCGAAAATTACGAACCATATGGAATGCTCAATGAACACGAAATGCATCCGGGAATTCCTTTCAAACCACCGAAGTACGATTACAGCTATGATCCGTCGCTGAACTATCCGGCATTAACGGAGAACTATGACCTACAAGCAAAGAACAACCAATACAAAGCCCATCTCATCCGGGACAAGCACGATATGATCAACGATTCGGACTACGATTACGCGGACACGGACGCCCTGGCCAAGTATGACATTCACTCGAAGCAGGAGCTGTTCAAAAATGAACTGAAGAAGTTTATCCCGGCCAAGTACGAAGCACCACAGGAAGGAACGTACGTACCGGTGTACGACAAGTATGGCGTCGGATATCCGGAGAAGAATGTGTACTACTCGAACCACAAGGAAAAGTACGAACCGGTGGTGTACAAGGTGAAGCAGGAAATCAGCACCGAACATGGGCTGTATCGAATAGAGGAGAAACCGGCGGCGGCAGTGGGAAGTGGATTTTCGCCGCCAACGAGGACCGAAg GTGGATTTCTTCCCAAAGATCACATCAAAGAGGAATTTTATTACGAACCATATGCGACTACTGTCGTCCCAAGCGAACATACCACAGAAGATCGACCAGTTAAGGTACCGTTCAATGCAACGGCACTCACGTTTAGAA TAACTCCGGCAAACCCGTTCATCGACGTGATTCGAACGGAACCACCGCCGCCACTGATAAGTCTAATCGaggacaaagagaaactgttttCCGTGTATCATTCGGTTGCAAAGAACAACTACACTTCGCTGGATGATCTTCTGGATAATGATAGTGTGGACAGTGCCGAGTTTGACAAACAGATTATCTCCATCACCACGGACGCGAACTACCTTTCCACGATTGAGAATTCCGAGGAACACCAGGCTGCTGAAAATAATGTAGCCTTGCCCCTGACTGGATATGATCCGGAGAACCTAACGCTTACTAGTTTGGAGTTGGAAACCGAGCACATCCATAACACCTCTGAACCGGAACCAAGTGGTATGTTTAGTCTGGAGAATGTGTTGAGTTATTTGTTCCGAGAGGATGAACCATCGCATGCCCACGTGATCGAAAACTCCAGCACAACAGCTCCCGTCTACATCGATGGGGTTCCTCCGTTCAAGACGGCTCCGTCTCGAATCAGTGGAATATACGATCCGTCGGTAAGTTTGCTAGGCGATGTTAAACCACCTTCCGATGAGGAACAACACGAAGGAACGGTTGTGCTGAAGGTCGAAAGCGCCTCGAATGGTCCCAACGATTTGTATCGGCCATCGTTGATGGATCTTCCGTTCTTACCGGCAAACTTCCATACCGGCGGAGGAGGAACCACCGAGCCAGAATACAAAAACGACATCGACCGGTACGGATACGATCCGGACGTTGAACACTACCAGGTCATCTCGGATGGTCCACCCAACACCATTCCGCATTCGGGAACGACCTACGTTGTCAATCCGGTCGATATCAACAAACTGAAGCAACATCACTCCGAGGGCACGGCGGAGATAACGATGAAGTCCAAGGTGTACAGCCTGAAGGACACGGTCGGCATACTGAAGCTGGCCGGGTGTAACATCTACGGTCGGATGTACAGGGTGGGTCGAATAATTTCCGAACTGTCCGGACCTTGTCTGGAGTGTAAATGTACCGAAGTGGGAGTGAATTGTACGCCACTCAACTGCTGA